A window of Raineyella sp. W15-4 contains these coding sequences:
- the cydB gene encoding cytochrome d ubiquinol oxidase subunit II: MTTMETALPIVWFLLIAVLWTGFFVLEGFDFGVGMLMPFLAKDDRERRVLLNTIGPVWDGNEVWLLTAGGATFAAFPEWYASLFSGLYLPLFLILVALILRGVSFEYRHQRGEAAWKRGWDACIIGASYVASLVFGVAFANFVRGLPIDATRTIHQTVGSFFGLFTPFALLGGITFVALFLTHGAAFVALKTSGDIRDRARTLASRTGIVTMVGMAAFVIWMNLGYSGLARGAAGAAPALSLWPAALVAVLGTVVLWLMNTRGREGWAFIGGGVAILALIVNVFAAMFPYVVPSTLDPAYGLTVFQAASTPYTLTIMTIAAGVMTPIVLAYQAWTYWVFRKRLSVKDIPADEPVVAAAPGPVAG; this comes from the coding sequence ATGACCACCATGGAAACCGCACTTCCGATCGTCTGGTTCCTGCTGATCGCCGTCCTGTGGACCGGCTTCTTCGTCCTGGAGGGTTTCGACTTCGGCGTCGGCATGCTGATGCCGTTCCTCGCCAAGGACGACCGTGAGCGGCGCGTGCTGCTCAACACCATCGGCCCGGTCTGGGACGGCAACGAGGTCTGGCTGCTCACCGCCGGCGGCGCGACCTTCGCCGCCTTCCCGGAGTGGTACGCCAGCCTCTTCTCCGGCCTCTACCTGCCGCTGTTCCTGATCCTGGTCGCGTTGATCCTGCGCGGGGTCTCCTTCGAATACCGCCACCAGCGCGGTGAGGCGGCGTGGAAGCGCGGCTGGGACGCCTGCATCATCGGCGCCTCCTACGTCGCCTCGCTCGTCTTCGGCGTCGCCTTCGCCAACTTCGTCCGCGGCCTGCCGATCGACGCCACCCGTACGATCCACCAGACCGTGGGCAGCTTCTTCGGTCTGTTCACCCCCTTCGCCCTGCTCGGCGGGATCACCTTCGTGGCGCTGTTCCTCACCCACGGCGCTGCCTTCGTCGCGCTCAAGACGTCCGGCGACATCCGCGACCGGGCCCGCACGCTCGCCTCGCGGACCGGGATCGTGACGATGGTCGGGATGGCTGCGTTCGTGATCTGGATGAACCTCGGCTACTCCGGGCTGGCCCGCGGGGCCGCCGGGGCCGCTCCGGCACTGTCGCTGTGGCCGGCCGCGCTAGTGGCCGTGCTGGGTACGGTGGTGCTGTGGCTGATGAACACCCGCGGCCGGGAGGGCTGGGCCTTCATCGGCGGTGGCGTCGCGATCCTGGCGCTGATCGTGAACGTCTTCGCGGCGATGTTCCCGTACGTGGTGCCGTCCACCCTCGACCCGGCGTACGGTCTGACCGTGTTCCAGGCCGCCTCCACCCCGTACACGCTGACGATCATGACGATCGCCGCCGGCGTGATGACCCCGATCGTGCTGGCCTACCAGGCCTGGACGTACTGGGTGTTCCGCAAGCGCCTGTCGGTCAAGGACATCCCGGCCGACGAGCCGGTCGTCGCAGCGGCCCCGGGTCCCGTCGCGGGCTGA
- a CDS encoding FadR/GntR family transcriptional regulator — MMTSSERPLMHLGVARELGTEIIEGRWPVDEARTLEEVQERFGVSRTVAREASRLLESMGLAGTVRRRGIVALAASEWHVLDTTLIDWRLHSTRRREQLTSLTQLRMAVEPAAVQAMARCASIHVRARLLPLAAELRRTGEGGLGQEFLQLDIEFHRLILTNSGNELFAALSDQIASVLAGRTEIGLMPPKPKPEALDAHEAVAEAVFRGDGKAARAAMQVILDEVDQALDEVG; from the coding sequence ATGATGACGAGCTCCGAGCGCCCGTTGATGCACCTCGGCGTGGCCCGCGAGCTCGGCACCGAGATCATCGAGGGCCGGTGGCCCGTCGACGAGGCCCGCACCCTGGAGGAGGTCCAGGAGCGGTTCGGCGTCTCCCGCACCGTGGCCCGGGAGGCCTCCCGGCTGCTGGAGTCGATGGGGCTGGCCGGCACCGTACGCCGCCGCGGCATCGTCGCGCTGGCCGCCTCGGAATGGCACGTCCTCGACACCACCCTGATCGACTGGCGGCTGCACTCCACCCGCCGGCGCGAGCAGTTGACCTCACTGACCCAGCTGCGGATGGCCGTCGAACCCGCCGCCGTCCAGGCGATGGCGCGGTGTGCCTCGATCCACGTCCGGGCCCGGCTGCTCCCGCTGGCCGCGGAACTGCGGCGGACCGGTGAGGGAGGCCTGGGCCAGGAGTTCCTGCAGCTCGACATCGAGTTCCATCGGCTGATCCTCACCAACAGTGGCAACGAACTGTTCGCCGCACTGAGCGACCAGATCGCGTCGGTCCTCGCCGGGCGCACCGAGATCGGCCTGATGCCGCCGAAGCCCAAGCCGGAGGCCCTCGACGCGCACGAGGCGGTGGCCGAGGCAGTCTTCCGCGGCGACGGGAAGGCTGCCCGCGCGGCGATGCAGGTGATCCTCGACGAGGTCGACCAGGCACTGGACGAGGTGGGCTGA
- the cydD gene encoding thiol reductant ABC exporter subunit CydD encodes MPGPVHRNLLARARATRIYLVAGVLVGTLTAFLVVAQAWLLSHQIAGVFDTGRLDGLGRTVGLLALVLLGRALLRGINPWLGQRAAALVKGQLRHEVVAARLGRPLDPRTDTGGLVDLVTHGLDALDGYYAKYLPQLLLAVTVPLVVGVAILTSDLWSTLVLVLTVPLIPFFMALIGWATERRMARRWDVQARLAHHFADLVAGLPTLQVFGRARAQAIGLQRIEARNREETMGTLRISFLSSMTLELLSTLSVAIIAVSIGIRTVNGEMDLASGLFLLVLAPEVYLPLRQVGVHYHDSAEGVAAADRAFAEIDAPRMGAGPSSSVSSGTLSSRILPSRILPSGTSPSESLPTDPTVPAVRVRDLQVTYPGADTPALRSLDLDLAPGEFVAVVGPSGGGKSTLLAVLMGFIRPSAGEVLLGGVPLDRVDLAAWRRRVAWVGQTPGLPERTVGANVALGAPGAPVEAIRAALDRAGAAELALDHEVGDESEGLSDGERRRVGLARALLRLSHGGGRLLILDEPTAGLDPDTERRVLATLRDADATTSALVVTHRPAVVAACDRVVTVGPVGVPA; translated from the coding sequence ATGCCGGGACCGGTCCACCGCAACCTGCTGGCGAGGGCCCGGGCGACGAGGATCTACCTCGTCGCCGGGGTCCTCGTCGGCACGCTGACGGCCTTCCTCGTCGTCGCCCAGGCCTGGCTGCTGTCGCACCAGATCGCCGGGGTGTTCGACACCGGGCGGCTCGACGGTCTGGGACGGACCGTCGGGCTGCTGGCGCTGGTCCTGCTCGGCCGCGCGCTGCTGCGCGGGATCAACCCGTGGTTGGGTCAACGCGCTGCAGCGCTGGTCAAGGGCCAGCTCCGCCACGAGGTGGTGGCGGCCCGGCTGGGTCGCCCGCTCGACCCGCGCACCGACACCGGTGGGCTGGTCGACCTGGTCACCCATGGGCTCGACGCCCTCGACGGCTACTACGCCAAGTACCTCCCGCAACTCCTGCTGGCGGTCACCGTGCCGCTCGTGGTCGGGGTGGCGATCCTCACCTCCGACCTGTGGTCCACCCTGGTCCTGGTGCTCACCGTGCCGCTGATCCCGTTCTTCATGGCGCTGATCGGCTGGGCCACCGAACGCCGGATGGCCCGCCGCTGGGACGTCCAGGCCCGGCTGGCCCACCACTTCGCCGACCTGGTCGCCGGCCTGCCGACCCTCCAGGTGTTCGGCCGGGCCCGCGCCCAGGCGATCGGCCTACAACGGATCGAGGCCCGCAACCGCGAGGAGACGATGGGCACGCTGCGGATCTCCTTCCTCTCCTCGATGACCCTGGAACTGCTGTCGACACTGTCGGTCGCGATCATCGCGGTGTCGATCGGCATCCGGACGGTCAACGGCGAGATGGACCTGGCCAGCGGGCTGTTCCTGCTCGTGCTCGCCCCCGAGGTCTACCTGCCGCTGCGCCAGGTCGGCGTCCACTACCACGACTCCGCCGAAGGGGTCGCGGCGGCCGACCGGGCCTTCGCCGAGATCGACGCGCCCCGGATGGGTGCCGGCCCGTCATCGTCGGTGTCGTCGGGGACGCTGTCGTCCAGGATCTTGCCGTCCAGGATCTTGCCATCGGGAACGTCGCCGTCGGAGAGCCTGCCGACCGACCCCACCGTCCCGGCGGTGCGGGTCCGCGACCTGCAGGTCACCTACCCCGGTGCGGACACTCCCGCCCTGCGGAGCCTCGACCTGGACCTGGCGCCAGGTGAGTTCGTCGCCGTCGTCGGGCCCAGCGGCGGCGGGAAGTCCACCCTGTTGGCGGTGCTGATGGGCTTCATCCGACCCTCCGCCGGCGAGGTGCTGCTCGGCGGGGTGCCGCTGGACCGGGTCGACCTGGCGGCCTGGCGCCGTCGGGTCGCCTGGGTCGGCCAGACCCCCGGACTGCCGGAACGTACGGTCGGGGCGAACGTCGCCCTCGGCGCCCCGGGCGCCCCCGTCGAGGCGATTCGGGCCGCCCTGGACCGGGCCGGGGCCGCCGAACTGGCCCTCGACCACGAGGTCGGCGACGAGTCGGAAGGGCTTTCCGACGGGGAGCGGCGCCGGGTCGGCCTGGCCCGTGCCCTGCTGCGGCTGAGCCACGGCGGCGGTCGCCTGCTGATCCTCGACGAACCCACCGCCGGGCTGGATCCGGACACCGAACGGCGGGTGCTGGCCACGCTGCGCGACGCCGACGCCACCACCAGCGCCCTGGTGGTCACCCACCGGCCGGCCGTGGTGGCCGCCTGCGACCGCGTGGTGACCGTCGGACCCGTGGGGGTGCCCGCATGA
- a CDS encoding FAD-dependent oxidoreductase, with the protein MTDHSRKVVIVGGVAGGMSAATRLRRLDETCEIIVFERSWYVSFANCGLPYHVGGVIEDRQALLLQTPQSLGRRFGIDVRVGHEVVSIDRAAKRVTVRNLTTDRVTTESYDTLVLSPGASPFVPDIPGKERALTLRNIADVDAMVEAVARKPHTAVVIGGGFIGVELAENLQRRGIDVTIVELADQLLPPLDPEMAAYVAQELVDNGIDVLTGAQATAIGERTVTLGSGAEIPADLVVMSIGVRPDSHLAKEAGLAVNPRGGIVVDEHQRSSDPDIFAVGDAAEKRDALTGDATMVPLAQTANRHGRLVADVIAGRGTAAKPVLGTAIVGVFGLMAASVGWNEKRLRAAGRAYRAIHAHPGSHAGYYPGAETLHLKLLVDADTDEILGAQAIGRDGADKRIDVIATAMRGGLKGAELADLELAYAPQFGSAKDPINMLGFIDDNVVTGQSELIQWHEVAAAQQAGTPLLDVRTPDEFRRGHIPGSINLPVDELRDRLDEVPAGDLVITCQVGLRGHVAERILRQAGHRVRNLTGGYQTWSTATRPIARPARSETPAEVEAAR; encoded by the coding sequence ATGACCGATCACTCCCGTAAGGTCGTCATCGTCGGCGGCGTCGCCGGCGGCATGTCCGCCGCGACTCGGCTGCGCCGGCTCGACGAGACGTGCGAGATCATCGTCTTCGAGCGCAGCTGGTACGTCTCGTTCGCCAACTGCGGTCTCCCTTACCACGTGGGCGGCGTGATCGAGGACCGTCAGGCGCTGCTGCTGCAGACGCCCCAGTCCCTCGGCCGCCGCTTCGGCATCGACGTCCGCGTCGGCCACGAGGTCGTCTCGATCGACCGGGCCGCGAAGCGGGTGACGGTGCGCAATCTCACCACCGACCGGGTCACCACCGAGTCGTACGACACCCTGGTGCTCTCCCCCGGCGCGTCCCCGTTCGTCCCGGACATCCCGGGCAAGGAACGGGCGCTCACCCTGCGCAACATCGCCGACGTCGACGCAATGGTCGAGGCAGTGGCCCGCAAGCCTCACACCGCCGTGGTGATCGGCGGCGGCTTCATCGGCGTCGAGCTTGCCGAGAACCTGCAGCGGCGCGGCATCGACGTGACGATCGTCGAGCTGGCCGACCAGCTGCTCCCCCCGCTGGACCCCGAGATGGCCGCGTACGTCGCCCAGGAGCTGGTCGACAACGGCATCGACGTGCTGACCGGGGCCCAGGCGACCGCGATCGGCGAGCGGACCGTCACGCTGGGCTCCGGCGCGGAGATCCCGGCCGACCTGGTGGTGATGTCGATCGGCGTCCGGCCGGACTCGCACCTGGCGAAGGAGGCCGGCCTGGCGGTCAACCCGCGCGGCGGCATCGTCGTCGACGAGCACCAACGCAGCTCCGACCCGGACATCTTCGCCGTCGGCGACGCCGCCGAGAAGCGCGACGCGCTGACCGGTGACGCCACCATGGTGCCGCTGGCGCAGACCGCGAACCGGCACGGCCGGCTGGTCGCCGACGTGATCGCCGGCCGTGGGACCGCCGCGAAGCCGGTGCTCGGCACCGCCATCGTCGGCGTCTTCGGCCTGATGGCCGCCTCGGTCGGCTGGAACGAGAAGCGGCTGCGGGCCGCCGGCCGGGCCTATCGGGCCATCCACGCCCACCCGGGCTCGCATGCCGGCTACTACCCGGGTGCAGAGACCCTGCACCTGAAGCTGCTGGTCGACGCGGACACCGACGAGATCCTCGGCGCCCAGGCGATCGGTCGGGACGGTGCGGACAAGCGGATCGACGTCATCGCCACGGCGATGCGCGGCGGTCTCAAGGGTGCCGAGCTGGCCGACCTGGAGCTGGCGTACGCCCCGCAGTTCGGGTCCGCCAAGGATCCGATCAACATGCTCGGGTTCATCGACGACAACGTGGTGACCGGCCAGTCCGAGCTGATCCAGTGGCACGAGGTGGCGGCAGCCCAGCAGGCCGGTACCCCGCTGCTCGACGTCCGGACGCCGGACGAGTTCCGCCGCGGCCACATCCCGGGCTCGATCAACCTCCCGGTCGACGAACTGCGCGACCGGCTCGACGAGGTGCCGGCCGGAGACCTGGTGATCACCTGCCAGGTGGGCCTGCGCGGTCACGTGGCCGAGCGGATCCTGCGCCAGGCCGGCCACCGGGTCCGGAACCTCACCGGCGGCTACCAGACCTGGTCCACCGCGACCAGGCCGATCGCCCGGCCGGCCCGGAGCGAGACGCCCGCCGAGGTCGAGGCGGCTCGCTGA
- a CDS encoding HNH endonuclease signature motif containing protein: protein MDGDGTDREWGTRTGAVLAGVLDLLDGLDDDRALATDAERLALMGAAIEAADRLRVLASVLVGEAEASGADVAATGLSVVSWLADTRRMTRREVWALLHEGRDLAGLPVLTAAGLAGAVSPQQARTISRVLAELPDELDPALLRQAERDMVEHAAELDSQGLSILAEHLLEILAPETADDLEAKRLERELRRARRNRSLSFVRDGQGSVLIRGKLPVLAAETLITQIEALVDRDRRRALDALDPLAEDVTPAMRRADALVALAEATALHRDTPSHGGDRPRVVVTIAADRLRDLAAGAGLIGTGERIAAGELRRLCCDADLLPVVLGGSGEVLDVGREHRLVTPPIRAALTVRDRGCVFPGCDRPPAACHAHHIMPWQEGGVTSLDNLVLVCAHHHGIVEPSPDPPGRRWEIRLGAGGIPEVLPPSHVDRTRRPRRHQRFRLPTAA from the coding sequence ATGGACGGTGATGGCACGGACAGGGAGTGGGGGACCCGGACCGGGGCTGTGTTGGCCGGGGTCCTGGACCTGCTGGACGGATTGGATGATGACCGGGCGCTCGCGACGGACGCGGAGCGCCTGGCCCTGATGGGGGCAGCGATCGAGGCCGCGGACCGGCTGCGCGTATTGGCGTCGGTGCTCGTCGGTGAGGCTGAGGCGTCCGGCGCGGATGTCGCGGCGACCGGATTGTCGGTGGTGAGCTGGCTGGCCGACACCCGCCGGATGACCCGGCGCGAGGTGTGGGCACTGCTGCATGAGGGGCGGGATCTGGCCGGTCTGCCGGTGTTGACCGCGGCCGGATTGGCGGGAGCGGTCTCCCCCCAGCAGGCCCGCACGATCAGCAGGGTGCTGGCCGAGTTGCCCGACGAGCTGGACCCTGCTCTGCTCCGGCAGGCGGAACGGGACATGGTGGAGCACGCGGCTGAACTCGACTCCCAGGGGCTGTCGATCCTGGCGGAGCATCTGCTGGAGATCCTCGCGCCGGAGACGGCAGACGACCTGGAGGCCAAGCGGCTGGAACGGGAACTGCGCCGGGCACGGCGGAACCGCTCGCTGTCGTTCGTACGTGACGGTCAGGGGTCGGTGCTGATCCGCGGCAAACTGCCCGTCCTCGCCGCCGAGACCCTGATCACGCAGATCGAGGCGCTCGTCGACCGGGACCGTCGCAGGGCTCTCGACGCGCTGGACCCGCTCGCGGAGGACGTCACCCCCGCCATGCGTCGCGCCGATGCCCTGGTGGCTCTCGCCGAGGCAACGGCCCTGCACCGCGACACGCCGTCCCACGGAGGCGATCGGCCCCGGGTGGTGGTCACGATCGCGGCGGACCGGCTTCGGGACCTTGCCGCCGGGGCCGGGCTGATCGGCACCGGCGAGAGGATCGCCGCCGGTGAGCTGCGCCGGTTGTGCTGTGATGCCGACCTGCTCCCGGTCGTCCTCGGTGGGAGCGGTGAGGTCCTCGACGTCGGCCGCGAGCATCGGCTGGTCACCCCGCCGATCCGGGCCGCGCTGACCGTCCGCGACCGGGGCTGCGTGTTCCCCGGCTGTGACCGGCCACCCGCCGCCTGTCACGCGCACCACATCATGCCCTGGCAGGAGGGAGGTGTCACGTCCCTCGACAACCTCGTCCTGGTCTGCGCTCACCACCACGGCATTGTGGAGCCCTCGCCGGACCCGCCGGGCCGGCGATGGGAGATCCGCCTCGGCGCCGGGGGCATTCCCGAGGTCCTCCCCCCGAGCCACGTCGACCGGACCCGCCGGCCCCGGCGCCACCAACGGTTCCGGCTACCGACGGCCGCCTGA
- a CDS encoding metal-sensitive transcriptional regulator, whose product MELPGEDLRPVVNRLKRARGQLTGIIDMLEEGRDCEEVVTQIAAVAKALDRAGFAVVAAGMRQCVLTDEGLDTSKMEKLFLSLA is encoded by the coding sequence ATGGAGTTGCCCGGCGAGGACCTGCGCCCGGTCGTCAATCGGTTGAAGCGGGCCCGGGGTCAGCTCACCGGCATCATCGACATGCTGGAGGAGGGCCGCGACTGCGAGGAGGTCGTCACCCAGATCGCCGCGGTGGCGAAGGCGCTGGATCGCGCCGGGTTCGCCGTCGTGGCTGCCGGCATGCGGCAGTGCGTGCTGACCGACGAGGGCCTGGACACCTCCAAGATGGAGAAGCTCTTCCTGTCCCTCGCCTGA
- a CDS encoding gluconokinase, giving the protein MTETHVVVMGVAGSGKSTIAHGLADRLGWPVAEGDDFHSAENIAKMTAGHPLTDEDRRPWLDRIAAWTADEDRAGRSTLVTCSALRRVYRGRLRTAPGRTVFVHLIGSVEVLAARLTARTDHFMPASLLPSQLTTLEPLEPDEDGVVIDIEQEVEQMLDCIVGALASESRRVKECAE; this is encoded by the coding sequence ATGACTGAAACTCATGTGGTGGTGATGGGCGTGGCCGGCAGCGGCAAGTCGACCATCGCCCACGGACTGGCCGACCGCCTCGGCTGGCCGGTGGCCGAGGGGGACGACTTCCACTCGGCCGAGAACATCGCCAAGATGACCGCGGGCCATCCGCTCACCGACGAGGACCGGAGGCCGTGGCTGGACAGGATCGCCGCGTGGACCGCCGACGAGGACCGGGCCGGCCGCTCCACCCTGGTCACCTGTTCCGCCCTGCGCCGGGTCTACCGCGGCCGGCTGCGGACCGCGCCGGGGCGGACCGTGTTCGTCCACCTGATCGGTTCAGTGGAGGTGCTGGCGGCCCGGCTGACCGCCCGTACGGACCACTTCATGCCGGCATCGCTGCTGCCCTCCCAGCTCACGACGCTGGAGCCGCTCGAGCCCGATGAGGACGGTGTCGTCATCGACATCGAGCAGGAGGTCGAGCAGATGCTCGACTGCATCGTCGGTGCCCTCGCCTCCGAGAGCCGCCGCGTCAAGGAGTGCGCGGAATGA
- a CDS encoding gluconate:H+ symporter translates to MTGLVLAALAGIATIVLLIVWLKIHPFLSLMAGSAVMALAAGVPLDKLFNSFTTGLGSTISSVGLLIVLGSIIGTLLVSSGGADVIVDTILSKTPVQRLPWAMALIAFIVGIPLFFEVGVVILIPVVMFAARRAKVPVVLFGIPALAGLSALHGLIPPHPGPLIAISALKANLGLTLAFGLIVAIPCVIISGPVLGRMMARWVPHQVREDFLGHSPAEGARRPGFGASLTVVLLPVVLMLAATVAEMTFGTKNPVGAFLGFVGTPLIALTITTVVAMFVFGYGLKKSRKEVDKIVGSSFGPIAGILLIVAAGGGFKQTLVDSHIADMLAKGLLAAALPPLLAGWLVAVVIRLATGSATVATITASGIVAPLAAGLSPTHTALMVLAIGAGSVFLSHVNDAGFWMVKEYFGMTVGETFKTWSLMETVLSVIGIIAVMLLSLVV, encoded by the coding sequence ATGACCGGCCTCGTCCTCGCCGCGCTCGCCGGCATCGCCACGATCGTCCTGCTGATCGTCTGGCTCAAGATCCACCCGTTCCTGTCCCTGATGGCCGGCTCCGCGGTGATGGCCCTCGCCGCCGGCGTCCCGTTGGACAAGCTCTTCAACAGCTTCACCACCGGTCTCGGCTCGACCATCTCCAGTGTCGGCCTGCTGATCGTGCTGGGCTCGATCATCGGCACCCTGCTGGTGTCCTCCGGCGGTGCCGACGTCATCGTCGACACCATCCTCAGCAAGACCCCGGTCCAGCGCCTGCCCTGGGCGATGGCGCTGATCGCCTTCATCGTGGGCATCCCGCTGTTCTTCGAGGTCGGCGTGGTGATCCTGATCCCCGTGGTGATGTTCGCCGCCCGGCGGGCGAAGGTGCCGGTGGTCCTCTTCGGCATCCCGGCCCTGGCCGGGCTGTCCGCCCTGCACGGGCTGATCCCGCCGCACCCGGGCCCGCTGATCGCGATCTCGGCGCTGAAGGCCAACCTCGGCCTCACCCTCGCCTTCGGCCTGATCGTCGCCATCCCCTGTGTGATCATCTCCGGCCCGGTGCTCGGCCGGATGATGGCCCGCTGGGTGCCGCACCAGGTCCGCGAGGACTTCCTCGGACACAGCCCCGCCGAGGGTGCCAGGCGTCCCGGCTTCGGCGCCTCGCTGACCGTCGTCCTGCTCCCCGTCGTCCTGATGCTGGCCGCGACCGTCGCGGAGATGACCTTCGGCACCAAGAACCCGGTGGGTGCCTTCCTCGGCTTCGTCGGCACCCCGCTGATCGCCCTGACCATCACCACCGTCGTCGCGATGTTCGTCTTCGGCTACGGGTTGAAGAAGTCCCGCAAGGAGGTCGACAAGATCGTCGGCTCCTCCTTCGGCCCGATCGCCGGCATCCTGCTGATCGTCGCCGCCGGCGGCGGCTTCAAGCAGACCCTGGTCGACTCCCATATCGCCGACATGCTGGCCAAGGGCCTGCTCGCCGCGGCGCTCCCGCCGCTGCTGGCGGGCTGGCTGGTGGCGGTGGTGATCCGGCTGGCGACCGGCTCGGCCACGGTGGCCACCATCACCGCGTCCGGCATCGTCGCCCCACTCGCCGCCGGCCTCTCGCCGACCCACACCGCCCTGATGGTGCTGGCCATCGGCGCCGGCTCGGTCTTCCTCAGCCACGTCAACGACGCCGGCTTCTGGATGGTGAAGGAGTACTTCGGCATGACGGTCGGGGAGACCTTCAAGACCTGGTCGTTGATGGAGACCGTGCTGTCCGTCATCGGCATCATCGCAGTGATGTTGCTCAGCCTCGTCGTCTGA
- a CDS encoding cytochrome ubiquinol oxidase subunit I, whose protein sequence is MDPVLLARWQFGITTVYHFFFVPLTISLSLLVAVMQTMHYRTGKEGYRRLTDFFGKLFLINFAMGVVTGIVQEFQFGMNWSEYSRMVGDIFGAPLAFEALVAFFLESTFLGIWIFGRDRLPKGVHLASIWLAAIGTVLSSIFILVANSFMQHPVGFTYNPASGRAEMTNFWAVLTNPVALTTIPHTLTAAYMTGGAFVLGVAGWHLLRIARANKASNHSELTGEVAEDAQAYRWATKFGAWVLIIAGALVVVSGDLQGKVMTDVQPMKMAAAEAIWETETPASFSLFTIGTLDGSKEVFAIKVPGVTSFLATGSFTGTVQGINPLRQQYDAQFTEMIRQRYGDEVANSMTYTPAVPVTYWSFRLMIGLGMVAIAIGIIALIMVRGGKLPPVRRGAWFWTLMMVAAPLLPLIANSFGWIFTEMGRQPWIVFGLMPTAPAVSVGVPAAQVLVTMIGFTLLYGVLAVIEVRLMLSAIRKGLAPIPPVQPVGAESDAPLSFAY, encoded by the coding sequence GGGTTACCGTCGCCTGACCGATTTCTTCGGGAAGCTCTTCCTGATCAACTTCGCGATGGGCGTGGTCACCGGCATCGTGCAGGAGTTCCAGTTCGGCATGAACTGGTCCGAGTACTCCCGCATGGTCGGCGACATCTTCGGCGCCCCGCTCGCCTTCGAGGCGCTGGTGGCGTTCTTCCTCGAGTCGACCTTCCTGGGCATCTGGATCTTCGGCCGGGACCGGCTGCCCAAGGGCGTCCACCTGGCGTCGATCTGGCTGGCCGCCATCGGCACCGTGTTGAGCTCCATCTTCATCCTGGTCGCCAACTCGTTCATGCAGCACCCGGTCGGCTTCACCTACAACCCGGCCAGCGGCCGGGCCGAGATGACGAACTTCTGGGCCGTCCTCACCAACCCGGTGGCACTGACCACCATCCCGCACACCCTGACCGCCGCGTACATGACCGGCGGGGCCTTCGTGCTCGGCGTGGCCGGCTGGCACCTGCTGCGGATCGCCCGGGCCAACAAGGCGTCGAACCACTCCGAGCTGACCGGTGAGGTGGCCGAGGACGCCCAGGCCTACCGGTGGGCGACCAAGTTCGGCGCCTGGGTGCTGATCATCGCGGGCGCCCTGGTGGTGGTCTCCGGTGACCTGCAGGGCAAGGTGATGACCGACGTCCAGCCGATGAAGATGGCCGCGGCCGAGGCGATCTGGGAGACCGAGACGCCTGCCTCGTTCTCGCTGTTCACCATCGGCACCCTCGACGGGTCCAAGGAGGTCTTCGCGATCAAGGTGCCCGGCGTCACCTCCTTCCTGGCCACCGGATCCTTCACCGGTACGGTGCAGGGCATCAACCCGCTGCGCCAGCAGTACGACGCCCAGTTCACCGAGATGATCCGCCAGCGCTACGGCGACGAGGTCGCGAACTCGATGACCTACACCCCGGCGGTCCCGGTCACCTACTGGTCCTTCCGGCTGATGATCGGCCTGGGCATGGTGGCGATCGCCATCGGCATCATCGCGCTGATCATGGTCCGCGGCGGGAAGCTGCCCCCGGTGCGCCGCGGCGCCTGGTTCTGGACCCTGATGATGGTGGCCGCCCCGCTGCTGCCGCTGATCGCCAACTCGTTCGGCTGGATCTTCACCGAGATGGGCCGCCAGCCCTGGATCGTCTTCGGCCTGATGCCGACCGCGCCCGCCGTCTCCGTCGGCGTGCCGGCCGCCCAGGTGCTGGTCACGATGATCGGCTTCACCCTGCTCTACGGCGTCCTCGCGGTGATCGAGGTCCGGCTGATGCTGAGCGCGATCCGCAAGGGCCTCGCGCCGATCCCACCCGTCCAGCCCGTCGGCGCCGAGAGCGACGCGCCGCTGTCGTTCGCGTACTGA